ACTGAGATACAAAAATCCACGGTCCGCCATGCCCGGAAAGCGGAGTAGCGAGCCCCCTGATCCGCTCGCGAAGCGTGGTTATGTCAAGGCTGCTTGATCCGTAGTAGGTGCCGATTGGGAGTTTTCGCAACGTCCCGTCGGCGAAAGCAATGGTCTTCATCAACCCCAACGCTTCCATCCCAGCATGAAGATCCTCGTAGTCATCCCATCCGGCCTTCAGTAACTCAACCCGCACCATGTAATTCGCCATAACTGCATTCCTTGTTTCGACTGTGGAAGCCGAAGCATATGGGGTTTCCCTCGGCTGTGGAAAGCGAGGAAACAGGGAGCCTGCCCCTTGTAAAA
Above is a genomic segment from Pseudomonas sp. R5-89-07 containing:
- a CDS encoding DUF2622 domain-containing protein, translated to MANYMVRVELLKAGWDDYEDLHAGMEALGLMKTIAFADGTLRKLPIGTYYGSSSLDITTLRERIRGLATPLSGHGGPWIFVSQSETWSAWLDLA